The nucleotide sequence AGAGCTATCGCTATAATGCAGGAAGATGGAATAGACATTAGTGAACAATCGAGTAATCTGGTAGAAGAGTATTTAGATATAGAGTTTGATTTTGTGATCACCGTATGCGATCATGCAAAAGAAGTTTGTCCAGAAATTGCTTCAAACCAATCCGTTAGATTTCATCAGAACTTTCGTGACCCTTCAAAAGTAAGAGGGAATACCCAGAAAATTTATGATGCATTCGAGGAAACGAGAAACCAAATAAAAGATTATTGCCGCTCTTTCGTGAAGCA is from Zunongwangia endophytica and encodes:
- a CDS encoding arsenate reductase ArsC, whose amino-acid sequence is MKNILVLCTGNSCRSQIAHAYLKYFSFKKANIYSAGIEKHGVNPRAIAIMQEDGIDISEQSSNLVEEYLDIEFDFVITVCDHAKEVCPEIASNQSVRFHQNFRDPSKVRGNTQKIYDAFEETRNQIKDYCRSFVKHNL